Proteins from a single region of Chthoniobacterales bacterium:
- the lpxK gene encoding tetraacyldisaccharide 4'-kinase: protein MRVVLERFERYAVDVILERREGGRANALKFVLGIFSRGYAALVQTRLALYRGRFFRAQELGCRVVSVGNLTVGGTGKTPVTEMLARELCRRGRRVAILSRGYKSVPRPFGQRLRNRLLKNRDLFPPRIVSDGKSVLLDSRHAGDEPHMLAKNLPGVCVIVDKDRVKSGMHALRNFDSDILLLDDGLQYQRLRHRTDIVLIDREAPFGNEHLLPRGTLREPPSNLRRASYIIMTKCGPEPDRALIERIRRLNRTAAIIECNHAPRHWQDICTGEILPLDHLKGRHVGAMSGIARPESFEEGVRRLGAKVDITKGFADHHRFTKKEILRFLEWCDRRSLDALVTTEKDAVRFPEIDDPAVPMLFLRVEIEILRGREHWESLLSHLAGEIDAGKIPQTARPQT, encoded by the coding sequence ATGCGCGTCGTCCTCGAGCGGTTCGAACGCTACGCTGTCGATGTCATCCTCGAGCGGCGCGAGGGCGGGCGCGCCAACGCGCTCAAGTTCGTCCTCGGCATTTTCTCCCGTGGCTATGCCGCGCTCGTGCAAACACGCCTCGCGCTTTACCGGGGGCGATTTTTCCGGGCGCAGGAACTCGGATGCCGCGTCGTCAGCGTGGGAAATTTGACGGTGGGAGGAACCGGCAAAACTCCAGTGACGGAAATGCTCGCGCGCGAACTGTGCCGCCGCGGACGCCGCGTTGCCATACTCAGCCGCGGCTACAAGAGCGTGCCACGCCCCTTCGGCCAACGTTTGCGCAACCGTCTGCTGAAAAACCGCGACTTGTTTCCGCCGCGCATCGTCTCGGACGGAAAAAGCGTTCTGCTCGACTCGAGACACGCCGGCGACGAACCCCACATGCTGGCAAAGAATTTGCCGGGCGTCTGCGTCATCGTTGACAAAGATCGCGTCAAAAGCGGTATGCACGCCCTGCGCAACTTCGACAGCGATATCCTGCTGCTCGACGACGGCTTGCAATACCAGCGCCTACGGCACCGCACCGACATCGTTCTCATCGACCGGGAGGCACCGTTCGGCAACGAGCACCTTCTCCCCCGCGGCACCCTCAGGGAGCCCCCGTCCAACCTCCGCCGCGCATCCTACATCATCATGACGAAGTGCGGACCCGAGCCCGACCGCGCCCTGATCGAAAGGATCCGCCGGCTCAACCGCACCGCGGCAATCATCGAATGCAATCACGCCCCGCGGCACTGGCAGGATATCTGCACGGGTGAGATTTTGCCCTTGGACCATCTCAAGGGGCGGCACGTCGGCGCCATGAGCGGCATCGCCCGCCCGGAGAGCTTCGAAGAGGGCGTGCGGCGCCTCGGCGCCAAGGTGGATATTACCAAGGGATTCGCCGACCATCACCGTTTCACCAAAAAGGAGATCCTCCGGTTCCTCGAGTGGTGCGACCGGCGTTCGCTAGATGCGCTGGTCACGACGGAAAAGGACGCCGTTCGCTTCCCCGAGATCGATGATCCCGCGGTGCCCATGCTTTTCCTTCGGGTGGAAATCGAAATTCTGAGGGGTCGGGAACACTGGGAGAGTCTCCTGTCGCACTTGGCAGGCGAAATCGACGCGGGCAAAATTCCTCAAACCGCACGCCCCCAAAC